A genomic segment from Malus domestica chromosome 05, GDT2T_hap1 encodes:
- the LOC139196069 gene encoding uncharacterized protein: protein MITKRVGKVAYRLELPPELSKVHNVFHVSMLRHYVSDPSHVIPPQPLEINPDLTYDVEPVTLLDWKDKELRNKTICLVKWLYVILRTKFYKVGRLSQPVPRIFIMVVKRRIYS, encoded by the exons atgatcaccaAACGAGTCGGTaaggttgcttacaggcttgagttgcctccagagttgtccaaggtgcacaatgtgtttcatgtttcgatgcttcgacattatgtttcagatccttcacatgtgattcctcctcaacctttggaaattaatccggatttgacttatgatgtgGAACCAGTGACTTTATtagattggaaggataaggaacTGAGGAACAAGACCATATGCCTGGTGAAG TGGTTGTATGTAATTTtgaggacgaaattttataaggtggggagattatcacagcccgtcccgagaatATTTATCATGGTTGTGAAAAGACGGATTTACTCTTGA